A genomic segment from Nitrospira sp. encodes:
- a CDS encoding Radical SAM domain protein: protein MKVLAVHPGPLMYTKIYLRLEPLGLELVAQAMRTAGHDVRIIDLQVESHQDYVRLIEEWRPDAIGFSCNYLPNVPEVIDLAKLTKDRLPHSAVFVGGHSASFIAHDLLEHSQGAIDCVVKGEGEGVVPSLLAAFEQDRRAVATLPGCVTRDGEGPPPRFVETLSELGPARDLLRHRRKYFIGVLDPCASIEFTRGCPWDCSFCSAWTFYGRSYRAVSTERIIDDLLWIKEPGVFIVDDVAFIQAEHGMAIGEAIAKHGIQKQYYLETRGDVLLRNKDVFRFWKTLGLKYMFLGIEAIDEEGLKQHRKRISLGKNFEALEFARSLGITVAINLIADPEWDRQRFETIRQWCLEIPEIVNISVNTPYPGTESWVTESRQIQTRDYRLYDIQHAVLPTKLPLPEFYDELVKTQRILNTKHLGWAALKSTATIAAGHLLRGQTNFVKMLWKFHSVYNPALQLADHAQPVTYEMAPPRGPAHPATSTLLYIHPARGRQGRRLDEATERFVDGTRMGLSL, encoded by the coding sequence ATGAAGGTGCTGGCTGTTCATCCAGGTCCTCTGATGTATACAAAGATCTATTTGCGGCTGGAGCCATTGGGGTTGGAACTGGTCGCACAGGCCATGCGCACAGCCGGCCACGATGTGCGGATCATCGATCTGCAGGTGGAGTCTCACCAGGATTATGTGAGGCTGATCGAGGAGTGGAGGCCCGACGCGATCGGCTTCTCTTGCAATTACTTACCGAACGTGCCGGAGGTCATCGACCTGGCCAAACTCACGAAGGATCGTCTGCCTCACAGTGCCGTGTTTGTAGGAGGCCACAGTGCCTCATTCATAGCACACGACTTACTCGAACATAGCCAGGGAGCGATCGATTGCGTCGTCAAGGGAGAGGGCGAAGGCGTGGTGCCGAGCCTGCTCGCGGCGTTCGAGCAGGATCGCCGCGCGGTGGCGACCCTGCCTGGCTGTGTGACACGGGACGGTGAAGGACCTCCTCCCCGATTTGTGGAGACGTTGAGTGAACTCGGACCGGCCCGCGACCTGCTCCGGCATCGACGCAAGTACTTTATCGGCGTATTGGATCCTTGCGCCTCGATCGAATTCACGCGCGGCTGTCCCTGGGATTGCTCCTTCTGCAGCGCCTGGACCTTTTATGGACGAAGTTATCGTGCGGTCAGTACGGAACGGATCATCGACGATCTGCTCTGGATCAAAGAGCCGGGCGTCTTCATCGTCGACGATGTGGCCTTCATCCAAGCCGAGCATGGAATGGCCATCGGCGAGGCGATCGCCAAGCATGGCATCCAGAAACAGTATTACCTGGAGACACGCGGTGACGTGCTGCTCCGAAACAAGGATGTGTTTCGGTTCTGGAAGACGCTCGGATTGAAATATATGTTTTTGGGCATCGAAGCGATCGACGAAGAGGGGCTCAAGCAACATCGCAAGCGCATTTCATTGGGAAAAAACTTTGAAGCCTTGGAATTCGCCCGTTCGTTGGGCATCACCGTCGCGATCAATTTGATCGCCGATCCCGAGTGGGATCGACAGCGGTTCGAAACCATCCGGCAGTGGTGTCTGGAGATCCCGGAAATCGTGAACATCAGCGTCAATACGCCCTATCCCGGCACCGAAAGTTGGGTCACGGAATCACGACAGATCCAAACGCGTGATTACCGGTTGTATGACATTCAACATGCGGTGTTGCCGACGAAATTACCGCTCCCAGAGTTCTACGACGAACTGGTCAAGACCCAACGGATCCTTAACACCAAACATCTGGGATGGGCCGCGCTCAAATCCACGGCAACGATCGCAGCCGGGCATCTGTTGCGGGGCCAAACCAACTTCGTCAAGATGCTCTGGAAGTTTCACAGTGTCTACAATCCTGCCTTGCAGCTTGCGGACCATGCGCAACCGGTCACTTACGAAATGGCCCCTCCGCGAGGACCTGCACACCCTGCCACTTCGACTCTTTTGTATATTCATCCTGCCCGCGGGCGGCAAGGGCGTCGTCTCGATGAGGCGACGGAACGGTTCGTGGACGGCACAAGAATGGGTCTAAGCCTGTGA
- a CDS encoding Glycogen phosphorylase produces the protein MSRDRADDNPLARFAHRDVDGYEYLAELALDLRSSWNHGADDVWRQLDPVLWECTHNPWVVLQAVSRDRLQRMSADPGFRSQVETLVQARRHAANASAWYQAAHPQSPLTCVAYFSMEFMLSEALPIYSGGLGNVAGDQLKAANDLGIPVVGVGLLYQQGYFRQMIDKDGAQQAMFPYNDPGQLPISPLRQANGEWLRLEIALPGYSIWLRAWQVQVGRVRLYLLDSNDAANFPAHRGITSELYGGGPELRLKQELLLGIGGWRLLEALNIRPEVCHLNEGHAAFAILERARSFMETSGHSFDVSLAVTRAGNLFTTHTAVAAGFDRFAPALIEQYLGRYAKNHLVIPLRDLLALGRQNPNDSSEPFNMAYLAIRGSGAVNGVSRVHGQVSRHLFRTLFRRWPEDDLPVRHVTNGVHMPSWDSAEADALWTESCGKNRWLGTMECLEATIRGIPDARLWQLRNAARNALIGYARERLSRQLAASGASSEDVERVKQMFDPNALTLGFARRFTTYKRPNLLLHQPERLRRVLTDSRRPVQLILAGKAHPADQGGQALIQEWIQFIRRREVRPQVIYLSDYDMLLAEQLVQGVDVWINTPRRPWEASGTSGMKVLVNGGLNLSELDGWWAEAYHPDVGWALGDGRDHGDDPAWDATEADALYDLLEREVIPEFYRRDAHGVPVDWVKRIRESMARLTPRFSTNRVLREYIEQHYLPAATAYRERAAGKGIEGKRIAEWKRTLNEKWVGLRFGDVKVQTTVAQHIFEAEVYFNDLNPNAVRVELYADGINGSSAIREEMTRVRQLTGESRGAVYRTSVSAVRFASDYTVRVIPYHVGVAVPLEADLILWQR, from the coding sequence GTGAGTAGAGACAGGGCTGACGACAATCCCCTCGCCAGGTTTGCACACAGGGACGTCGACGGATACGAGTACCTGGCTGAGTTGGCGTTGGATCTGCGTTCGTCTTGGAATCATGGCGCCGATGACGTGTGGCGGCAGCTGGATCCCGTGTTGTGGGAATGTACGCACAATCCATGGGTCGTCCTGCAAGCGGTGTCTCGAGACCGGTTGCAACGGATGTCGGCCGATCCCGGCTTCCGCTCGCAGGTCGAGACGCTCGTGCAGGCGAGGCGTCACGCGGCGAACGCTTCTGCGTGGTATCAGGCCGCCCATCCACAATCGCCTCTGACCTGTGTCGCCTATTTCAGCATGGAATTCATGTTGAGTGAAGCACTGCCCATCTACTCGGGGGGGTTGGGCAATGTGGCCGGTGATCAGCTCAAAGCGGCGAACGATTTAGGCATCCCTGTGGTCGGCGTGGGGCTGCTCTACCAGCAAGGCTATTTTCGGCAGATGATCGATAAGGACGGTGCGCAACAGGCGATGTTCCCTTATAACGACCCCGGACAATTGCCGATCTCCCCGTTGCGTCAGGCGAACGGCGAGTGGTTGCGATTGGAGATCGCGTTACCCGGTTACTCGATTTGGCTGCGTGCCTGGCAGGTTCAGGTCGGTCGAGTGCGGCTGTATCTGCTGGACAGCAATGATGCGGCGAACTTCCCGGCTCACCGAGGCATAACCAGCGAGCTGTACGGAGGCGGGCCGGAGTTGCGGCTGAAACAAGAATTGCTGCTCGGCATCGGGGGCTGGCGGCTGTTGGAGGCGCTGAATATCCGACCGGAAGTCTGCCATCTGAATGAGGGGCATGCCGCCTTTGCCATATTGGAACGTGCCCGCAGTTTTATGGAGACTTCCGGGCATTCCTTCGACGTCTCATTGGCCGTCACACGCGCAGGGAACCTTTTTACGACGCATACGGCGGTGGCCGCCGGTTTTGATCGGTTCGCTCCGGCGCTCATCGAGCAATACCTCGGTCGGTATGCCAAGAACCACCTCGTCATTCCCCTACGCGACTTGCTGGCATTGGGCCGCCAGAATCCGAACGATTCGTCGGAACCGTTCAACATGGCTTATTTGGCGATCCGAGGAAGCGGGGCGGTCAATGGCGTGAGTCGTGTGCACGGACAGGTGAGCCGCCATCTCTTTCGTACTCTGTTTCGACGCTGGCCGGAAGACGACCTGCCTGTCCGGCATGTGACCAACGGAGTCCATATGCCGAGTTGGGACTCTGCGGAAGCCGATGCACTGTGGACGGAGTCCTGCGGCAAGAATCGCTGGCTGGGCACGATGGAATGTCTGGAGGCGACGATTCGCGGGATCCCGGACGCTCGGCTGTGGCAATTACGCAATGCCGCCCGCAATGCCCTCATCGGCTATGCCCGCGAACGATTGTCTCGCCAATTGGCGGCCTCCGGGGCGTCGTCTGAAGACGTGGAGAGGGTCAAGCAGATGTTCGATCCCAATGCGTTGACGCTGGGTTTTGCTCGTCGCTTCACCACCTATAAACGTCCCAATCTGTTGCTGCACCAGCCGGAGCGGCTCCGTCGTGTGTTGACAGATTCCCGGCGCCCGGTGCAGCTCATCCTGGCCGGTAAGGCCCACCCTGCAGATCAGGGAGGGCAGGCCTTGATTCAAGAATGGATACAATTTATCCGGCGGCGCGAGGTACGTCCCCAAGTGATCTACCTCAGTGACTATGACATGTTGCTGGCCGAACAGTTGGTGCAGGGGGTGGATGTCTGGATCAACACGCCACGGCGACCGTGGGAGGCCAGTGGCACGAGCGGCATGAAAGTGTTGGTCAATGGTGGCCTCAACCTGTCGGAATTGGATGGGTGGTGGGCGGAAGCCTATCATCCCGATGTGGGGTGGGCATTGGGTGATGGCCGAGACCATGGGGACGATCCTGCGTGGGACGCGACCGAAGCCGATGCCCTGTACGATCTGCTCGAACGCGAGGTGATCCCGGAATTTTATCGTCGCGACGCACACGGCGTTCCTGTCGATTGGGTCAAACGAATACGGGAGAGCATGGCACGGTTGACCCCCAGGTTTTCGACGAATCGTGTCTTGCGTGAATATATCGAGCAACATTACCTCCCGGCTGCAACCGCCTACCGTGAGCGCGCGGCCGGGAAGGGCATCGAGGGCAAACGCATTGCCGAGTGGAAACGGACGCTGAACGAAAAATGGGTCGGGCTGCGCTTCGGCGACGTAAAGGTACAGACCACTGTCGCACAGCATATCTTCGAGGCGGAAGTGTATTTCAACGACCTCAATCCGAACGCCGTCCGTGTCGAGCTGTATGCCGATGGGATCAACGGCAGCAGTGCGATCCGAGAGGAGATGACCCGCGTGCGTCAACTAACCGGTGAATCACGGGGGGCGGTCTATCGCACATCGGTCTCGGCAGTCCGTTTCGCATCGGACTATACGGTACGCGTCATCCCGTACCATGTCGGTGTGGCGGTGCCCCTCGAAGCCGATCTCATTCTCTGGCAACGATGA